A genomic region of Campylobacter corcagiensis contains the following coding sequences:
- the ubiE gene encoding bifunctional demethylmenaquinone methyltransferase/2-methoxy-6-polyprenyl-1,4-benzoquinol methylase UbiE produces the protein MKNQNKIIEMFSAIAPTYDKANRVMSMGLDIQWRKDAVAAVLANFINRDVSVADIACGTGDMMGLWYERAKGYNANLTRLVGVDPSSGMLKVAKEKYPKFEFIQAHAADTKLEEKSVDVVSISYGIRNVVERVKALEEFNKILKTGGYLVVLEFTKPSKNGLVAKARDFYISKILPKIGEKISKNKEAYEYLPNSIEQFLDVETFKRELLNAGFSVEIAKSYTFEVSTLFLAKKVRDL, from the coding sequence ATGAAAAATCAAAATAAAATCATAGAGATGTTTAGTGCAATAGCACCAACTTATGATAAAGCAAACCGCGTTATGAGTATGGGTCTTGATATTCAGTGGAGAAAAGATGCAGTAGCAGCGGTTTTAGCAAATTTTATCAACCGTGATGTAAGTGTAGCTGATATAGCCTGCGGTACAGGCGACATGATGGGGCTTTGGTATGAAAGAGCTAAAGGTTATAATGCAAATTTAACACGCTTAGTTGGTGTTGATCCAAGTAGTGGAATGCTTAAAGTTGCTAAAGAAAAATATCCAAAATTTGAATTTATACAAGCTCACGCAGCCGATACAAAGCTAGAAGAAAAATCAGTTGATGTTGTAAGCATAAGCTATGGTATAAGAAATGTGGTTGAAAGAGTTAAGGCTTTAGAGGAATTTAACAAAATCTTAAAAACTGGCGGTTATTTGGTTGTTTTAGAATTTACAAAGCCATCAAAAAACGGACTTGTAGCAAAAGCAAGGGATTTTTATATAAGCAAGATTTTGCCAAAAATAGGTGAGAAAATTTCAAAAAACAAAGAAGCTTATGAGTATTTGCCAAACTCAATTGAGCAGTTTTTAGATGTTGAGACATTTAAAAGAGAGCTATTAAATGCTGGTTTTAGCGTAGAAATAGCAAAAAGCTATACATTTGAAGTATCAACTCTATTTTTAGCTAAGAAAGTAAGGGATTTATGA
- the xseA gene encoding exodeoxyribonuclease VII large subunit, translated as MSLSVSELNEQAKTLLELNFADVAVKGEISRLTKNQSSGHWYFTLKDSKASICAAMFRFANQKVKFELKDGMAVVASGKVSIYSPSGSYQLIVNAIRPEGDGELELAFKQLKAKLEAEGLFDHKKPLPSFPKKVAIITSATSAAFADIVRTAQSRGFGCKFYLYNSLMQGDSAAYSVINALKKADTKGYDAIIIARGGGSREDLWCFNDEDLARAIFAAKTPIISAIGHEIDFSISDFVADHRSLTPTAAIVDLLPDSMQLMQYLDMKEAEIRKVLDLKILERNSLLKNLNLTLKSRAVNSKIEINLANLRNFESKFKNLLEHKFSKFDQILRLKGAILEEKKSYYELTKNFVQIQKDSVSVNLASLKIGDNITIYSQDSKKQAIIKG; from the coding sequence ATGAGTTTAAGCGTAAGTGAGCTAAATGAGCAAGCTAAGACGCTTTTGGAGCTAAATTTCGCTGATGTTGCAGTTAAAGGTGAGATTTCACGCCTTACTAAAAACCAAAGTTCAGGACATTGGTATTTCACGCTTAAAGATAGCAAGGCAAGTATCTGTGCTGCTATGTTTAGGTTTGCAAATCAAAAGGTGAAATTTGAGTTAAAAGATGGCATGGCAGTAGTTGCTAGTGGCAAGGTTAGCATTTATAGCCCAAGTGGTTCGTATCAGCTTATAGTTAATGCCATTAGACCAGAAGGCGATGGTGAGCTAGAACTTGCTTTTAAGCAGCTTAAAGCTAAACTTGAAGCAGAAGGGCTTTTTGATCATAAAAAGCCACTTCCAAGTTTTCCAAAAAAAGTTGCTATTATTACAAGTGCTACTTCAGCAGCTTTTGCTGATATTGTAAGGACGGCTCAAAGTAGAGGGTTTGGTTGTAAATTTTACTTGTATAACTCACTTATGCAAGGCGATAGTGCAGCTTACAGCGTGATTAATGCCTTAAAAAAAGCTGATACAAAAGGCTATGATGCTATTATTATAGCAAGGGGTGGTGGAAGCAGAGAAGATCTTTGGTGCTTTAATGATGAGGATTTAGCAAGGGCTATTTTTGCAGCAAAAACGCCAATTATTTCAGCCATAGGTCATGAGATAGATTTTAGTATATCAGACTTTGTTGCTGATCATAGAAGCCTTACGCCAACAGCGGCGATTGTTGATTTGCTACCTGATTCTATGCAGCTTATGCAATACCTTGACATGAAAGAAGCTGAGATTAGAAAAGTACTTGATTTAAAAATTTTAGAACGCAACAGTTTACTTAAAAATCTAAATTTAACGCTAAAAAGCAGAGCAGTAAATAGTAAAATAGAGATAAATTTAGCGAATTTAAGAAATTTTGAGTCTAAATTTAAGAATTTATTAGAGCATAAATTTAGTAAATTTGATCAAATTTTAAGGCTAAAAGGGGCGATTTTAGAAGAGAAAAAGAGCTATTATGAACTAACTAAAAATTTCGTCCAAATTCAAAAAGATAGTGTAAGTGTAAATTTAGCTAGTTTAAAAATAGGTGATAACATAACTATCTACTCACAAGATAGTAAAAAACAAGCAATTATAAAGGGGTAA
- the serC gene encoding 3-phosphoserine/phosphohydroxythreonine transaminase, which yields MRVINFNAGPSGMPLSVLEKAKDEFLSYKGLGLSIIEMSHRSAEFEAIVESATSKVRKLYGFGDEYAVLYLQGGASLQFAQIPMNLSTGKVCEYIDTDTWTNKAIKEAKILGANVKVVASSESENFNHIPATTQDDFSKDADYTYICSNNTIRGTQYKEFPKSKSTLVIDSSSDLFSRPIDISNVGVFYGGVQKNAGPAGVTLVVIKKELANRVNESKVPSILRYTTQIKANSMSNTPNTFGIYMFDLMLDWVIENGGLLGMQNKNIQKAKLLYSAIDEMSEFYKGHAKVDSRSLMNVTFNLASADLESKFANEAKEAGMIGLKGHRSVGGIRASIYNAVSLDDVKTLVEYMREFARKNG from the coding sequence ATGAGAGTTATAAATTTTAACGCAGGACCAAGTGGAATGCCACTAAGTGTATTAGAAAAGGCAAAAGATGAGTTTTTAAGCTATAAAGGTTTAGGATTATCAATAATTGAAATGTCACATAGAAGTGCTGAATTTGAAGCTATTGTAGAAAGTGCTACAAGTAAAGTTAGAAAGCTTTATGGTTTTGGAGATGAGTATGCTGTGCTATATCTTCAAGGTGGAGCGAGCTTGCAGTTTGCTCAAATTCCTATGAATCTAAGCACTGGCAAAGTTTGTGAGTATATAGATACTGATACATGGACAAATAAAGCCATAAAAGAGGCAAAAATTTTAGGGGCAAATGTCAAAGTAGTAGCAAGTAGTGAGTCTGAAAATTTTAACCATATTCCAGCTACGACACAAGATGATTTTAGCAAGGATGCTGATTATACTTATATATGTTCAAACAACACAATAAGAGGAACACAGTATAAAGAATTTCCTAAGAGTAAAAGCACTCTTGTTATAGATAGTTCAAGTGATCTTTTCTCAAGACCGATTGATATATCAAATGTTGGGGTTTTTTATGGTGGTGTGCAAAAAAATGCAGGTCCAGCTGGCGTTACTTTAGTGGTTATCAAAAAAGAGTTGGCTAACAGGGTTAATGAGAGTAAAGTTCCAAGTATTTTAAGATATACAACGCAAATCAAAGCAAACTCTATGAGCAACACACCAAATACATTTGGCATCTATATGTTTGATTTGATGCTTGATTGGGTTATTGAAAATGGCGGTCTTTTAGGCATGCAAAATAAAAATATCCAAAAAGCTAAGCTTTTATACTCTGCTATTGATGAGATGAGTGAGTTTTATAAAGGACACGCTAAAGTTGATAGTAGATCTTTGATGAATGTGACTTTTAACCTTGCTAGTGCTGATCTTGAAAGTAAATTTGCCAATGAAGCTAAAGAAGCAGGCATGATAGGGCTAAAAGGTCATAGAAGTGTAGGCGGAATAAGAGCGTCTATTTACAATGCTGTAAGCTTAGATGATGTTAAGACTTTAGTAGAGTATATGAGAGAATTTGCTAGGAAAAATGGTTAA
- a CDS encoding YbaK/prolyl-tRNA synthetase associated domain-containing protein: MSERIFNQICELLTKENAKFKVLKHAPAKTSEEVAKMRGTIIGQGAKALVCIAKGGIEKRYVLAILSADLKADLSKIAVHYGAKKVSLVSPSEVLKLTDCEIGSVPPFSFNSSLELIADPKIFDKFDEIAFNAGLLDHSIVLNSKDYLRIVKPNLVDFSC, translated from the coding sequence ATGTCAGAGAGAATTTTTAACCAAATTTGCGAGCTTTTAACAAAAGAAAATGCCAAATTTAAAGTCCTAAAACACGCCCCAGCTAAAACTAGCGAGGAAGTTGCTAAAATGCGTGGCACTATCATTGGTCAAGGTGCAAAGGCTTTGGTTTGTATAGCAAAAGGCGGCATAGAAAAAAGATATGTTTTAGCTATCTTGTCTGCTGATTTAAAAGCAGATCTATCTAAAATCGCCGTGCATTATGGTGCTAAAAAAGTTAGCCTTGTAAGCCCTAGTGAGGTTTTAAAGCTAACAGATTGCGAGATTGGTTCAGTTCCTCCATTTAGTTTTAATAGCTCTCTTGAGCTAATAGCAGATCCTAAAATCTTTGATAAATTTGATGAAATAGCTTTTAATGCTGGACTACTTGACCACTCTATAGTACTAAATTCAAAAGATTATCTCAGAATTGTTAAGCCAAATTTAGTAGATTTTTCTTGCTAA
- a CDS encoding beta-ketoacyl-ACP synthase III, which produces MIKASLISIAAYAPKSILTNYDLEKMVETSDEWIVKRTGIKQRHIAQKDESTSDLGYEAAKVAIKRANLSPCQIDAIICATISPDYLCMPSTATQIARKLGLLNITAFDISAACTGFVYALEMAKALVESGIKKNVLIIGAEKLSAITNWKDRTTCVLFGDGAGAAVISQSKDENFIIDTHTASDGSKGDLLITPGCGSINPASKEMLENELQFIHMKGNEVFRVAVQTLTNDVLNILEKNQIQASNIDLFAPHQANLRIIKAVQQRLELNDDKCVVTVDRYGNTSSASIPMALNFAYENSKLKKGDLVLLDAFGGGFTWGSALLKFGGEIYNVRENF; this is translated from the coding sequence GTGATAAAAGCATCTCTTATTTCAATCGCAGCCTACGCTCCAAAAAGTATCCTAACAAACTATGATTTAGAAAAAATGGTGGAAACTAGCGATGAGTGGATAGTAAAACGAACTGGCATCAAACAGCGTCACATTGCCCAAAAGGATGAAAGCACTAGTGATTTAGGCTACGAAGCTGCAAAAGTTGCCATTAAAAGAGCAAATTTAAGCCCTTGTCAAATAGATGCTATAATTTGCGCAACAATCTCTCCTGATTATCTTTGTATGCCATCAACTGCAACTCAGATTGCTCGTAAACTAGGACTTTTAAACATTACAGCTTTTGATATAAGTGCAGCTTGTACGGGCTTTGTTTATGCTTTAGAAATGGCAAAAGCTCTTGTAGAAAGCGGTATTAAAAAAAATGTCCTAATCATAGGTGCTGAAAAACTAAGTGCCATCACAAATTGGAAAGATAGAACGACTTGTGTTTTATTTGGCGATGGTGCTGGAGCAGCTGTAATATCACAAAGCAAGGATGAAAATTTCATCATCGACACCCACACAGCAAGCGATGGTAGCAAAGGCGACTTGCTCATAACTCCAGGATGTGGATCCATAAATCCAGCTAGTAAAGAGATGCTAGAAAATGAGCTTCAATTTATCCATATGAAAGGAAATGAAGTCTTTAGAGTAGCTGTGCAAACGCTAACTAATGATGTTTTAAATATCTTAGAAAAAAACCAAATTCAAGCTTCAAATATAGATCTTTTTGCACCTCATCAAGCGAATTTACGCATCATCAAAGCTGTTCAGCAAAGACTTGAGCTAAATGATGATAAATGCGTAGTTACAGTAGACAGATACGGCAACACATCAAGTGCTTCTATACCTATGGCTCTAAATTTTGCTTATGAAAATTCTAAACTTAAAAAAGGTGATTTGGTTTTGCTTGATGCGTTTGGTGGTGGATTTACTTGGGGGTCTGCTTTGCTTAAATTTGGTGGTGAAATTTATAATGTCAGAGAGAATTTTTAA
- the plsX gene encoding phosphate acyltransferase PlsX: MIKVAVDAMGGDFGPAPIVEGVIKALEARDDFVVTLIGSQIKPLIPTNLLNRVSFVESSEILEMSDHATDALKRKETSIYKAVELVRDKECHAVVSAGHSGATMSLATLRVGRIPGVNRPAIATLMPTVNKSRVLVLDVGANVDCKARNLYEFGIMGVAYAKEIMGLKNPRLGIVSNGEEDSKGDEVTKEARELLRNLDAFKGNAEGSDIFSGEFDVVVCDGFIGNIILKTAEGATSAMSKFIKNEVKNSLLAKFGALLMKGAFDNVKKYVDYDEYGGAPLLGVKDCVIISHGKSSPKAIKNAIFQALKFANSNIENIIENRLKEQSGNLK, encoded by the coding sequence ATGATTAAAGTCGCTGTAGATGCTATGGGTGGGGATTTTGGTCCAGCACCCATAGTAGAAGGAGTTATAAAAGCTCTTGAAGCAAGAGATGATTTTGTCGTTACGCTTATCGGTAGTCAAATAAAGCCTTTAATACCTACAAATTTACTAAATAGAGTTAGTTTTGTAGAGTCTAGTGAAATCTTAGAAATGAGTGATCATGCAACAGATGCTCTAAAAAGAAAAGAAACTAGTATCTACAAAGCTGTAGAACTTGTAAGAGATAAAGAGTGCCACGCGGTAGTTTCAGCTGGGCATAGTGGAGCTACTATGAGCCTTGCCACACTTAGAGTAGGTAGAATTCCAGGAGTAAATCGCCCAGCTATAGCAACCTTAATGCCAACTGTAAATAAAAGCAGAGTTTTAGTCCTTGATGTTGGAGCAAATGTGGACTGTAAAGCTAGAAATTTATATGAATTTGGCATAATGGGTGTAGCTTACGCTAAAGAGATAATGGGGTTAAAAAACCCTAGATTGGGCATTGTCTCAAATGGTGAAGAGGACTCAAAAGGCGATGAAGTTACAAAAGAAGCTAGAGAATTACTTAGAAATTTAGATGCTTTTAAAGGAAATGCCGAAGGAAGTGATATTTTTAGTGGTGAATTTGATGTTGTAGTTTGTGATGGCTTTATAGGAAATATCATCTTAAAAACAGCAGAAGGTGCAACAAGTGCTATGAGTAAATTTATAAAAAATGAAGTTAAAAACTCTTTACTAGCAAAATTTGGAGCTTTGCTAATGAAGGGTGCATTTGATAATGTAAAAAAATATGTTGATTATGATGAGTACGGCGGAGCACCGCTTCTTGGCGTAAAGGACTGCGTTATCATAAGCCATGGCAAAAGCTCACCAAAAGCTATAAAAAACGCTATTTTTCAAGCTTTAAAATTTGCAAACTCAAATATTGAAAATATTATTGAAAACAGACTAAAAGAACAAAGTGGAAATCTAAAGTGA
- the rpmF gene encoding 50S ribosomal protein L32: MAVPKRRVSKTRAAKRRTHYKVTLPTPVKDKDGSWKMPHRANQTTGEY, encoded by the coding sequence ATGGCAGTTCCAAAAAGAAGAGTTAGTAAAACTCGTGCAGCAAAGAGAAGAACTCACTATAAAGTTACCCTTCCAACACCTGTTAAAGATAAAGATGGTAGTTGGAAAATGCCGCACCGTGCAAATCAAACAACTGGCGAATACTAA
- the ndk gene encoding nucleoside-diphosphate kinase, which produces MQRTLSIIKPDAVKKGVIGKIIDRFETNGLRVAAAKKLKLSKCDAGAFYAVHKDRPFYGELVDFMTSGPVVVMVLEGEDAVAKNRELMGATNPKEAAKGTIRADFAESIDANAVHGSDSLENAANEIAFFFASREIC; this is translated from the coding sequence ATGCAAAGAACGCTTTCTATTATAAAGCCTGATGCTGTAAAAAAAGGTGTGATTGGAAAGATCATAGATAGATTTGAGACAAACGGACTAAGAGTTGCAGCGGCTAAAAAACTAAAACTTAGTAAATGCGATGCTGGTGCATTTTATGCTGTTCACAAAGATAGACCATTTTATGGCGAACTAGTTGATTTTATGACAAGTGGTCCAGTTGTTGTTATGGTTTTAGAAGGTGAAGATGCTGTAGCTAAAAACCGTGAGTTAATGGGTGCAACAAACCCAAAAGAGGCTGCAAAAGGTACTATTAGAGCTGATTTTGCTGAGAGTATTGATGCAAATGCAGTTCACGGAAGTGACAGTTTAGAAAATGCAGCTAATGAAATAGCGTTTTTCTTTGCAAGTAGAGAAATTTGCTAA
- a CDS encoding DUF362 domain-containing protein, which yields MAVLITDTCISCGSCIDECPVEAIVDDSDNPNGEDIYYVYPDKCVECVGHNDSPACADACPTDECIVWSDVVDGQPFREEIGTDERDGTVAVAD from the coding sequence ATGGCAGTATTAATAACTGATACCTGTATTTCATGTGGGTCATGTATAGATGAATGTCCAGTTGAAGCGATTGTTGATGATAGTGACAACCCAAATGGCGAAGATATATACTATGTATATCCTGATAAATGTGTAGAGTGTGTTGGTCATAATGACTCTCCAGCCTGTGCGGACGCCTGTCCAACAGATGAGTGTATAGTGTGGAGTGATGTGGTTGATGGACAACCATTTAGAGAAGAGATTGGTACAGATGAGAGAGATGGCACAGTAGCTGTTGCTGACTAA